From a region of the Halolamina sp. CBA1230 genome:
- a CDS encoding ABC transporter permease: MSERDAATDAASENTPDRPDSPLVRRARTFAARFRRNSLAMGGLIVTVGFLLIALLAPVIAPYDPAAVDVPARLQGPSLAHPFGTDRYGRDLFSRVLYGARIALQVAVATPLLAATVGVPIGLTAGYVGGRVDDALMRLMDSIFAFPAILLGLTLVAVFGQSLTNIVAALGIVYIPQFARVTRGSAVSVVEEEHVRVARSLGASHVRIVLVHVLPFCLSAILVQATVTAALAIVLESSLSFLGVGVPSPRPSWGSILRVGKGYVDSGEWWYSVFPGVAIVIAVLGFNLLGDGLRDVLDPRTDPNR; encoded by the coding sequence ATGAGCGAGCGTGACGCCGCTACCGACGCCGCAAGCGAGAACACCCCCGACCGCCCCGACTCCCCGCTCGTCCGCCGCGCCCGGACGTTCGCCGCGCGGTTCCGCCGGAACAGCCTCGCGATGGGCGGGCTGATCGTCACGGTCGGCTTCCTGCTGATCGCGCTGCTGGCGCCCGTGATCGCGCCGTACGATCCCGCGGCCGTCGACGTGCCCGCGCGGCTGCAGGGGCCGAGCCTCGCCCATCCCTTCGGCACCGACCGCTACGGCCGGGACCTGTTCTCCCGCGTGCTGTACGGCGCCCGGATCGCGCTGCAGGTCGCGGTCGCCACGCCGCTGCTCGCGGCGACGGTCGGCGTCCCAATCGGCCTGACCGCGGGCTACGTCGGCGGCCGCGTCGACGACGCGCTGATGCGCCTGATGGACAGCATCTTCGCGTTCCCGGCGATCCTGCTCGGCCTGACGCTCGTGGCGGTGTTCGGCCAATCGCTGACCAACATCGTCGCCGCGCTGGGGATCGTCTACATCCCGCAGTTCGCCCGCGTCACCCGCGGCAGCGCGGTCTCCGTCGTCGAGGAGGAGCACGTCCGCGTCGCGCGCTCGCTGGGCGCCTCCCACGTCCGGATCGTGCTCGTCCACGTCCTGCCGTTCTGCCTCTCGGCGATCCTCGTGCAGGCGACAGTGACGGCCGCGCTGGCGATCGTCCTCGAATCGTCGCTCTCCTTCCTCGGCGTCGGCGTCCCCTCGCCCCGGCCCTCGTGGGGGTCGATCCTCCGGGTCGGGAAGGGGTACGTCGACAGCGGCGAGTGGTGGTACAGCGTGTTCCCGGGCGTGGCGATCGTGATCGCCGTCCTCGGGTTCAATCTGCTCGGGGACGGCCTGCGCGACGTGCTCGACCCCCGAACCGACCCCAACAGGTGA
- a CDS encoding ABC transporter substrate-binding protein, whose product MQGEDTATGRRTFLSAVGGAAAAAMAGCTGGDGTPTESGVPSGTATEASTPEGGPQSGGTLRVGFESELTGLDPHQTESVVSWVVVFNVCETLITFEDGAPASRLATDWEIGDDGRTYTFTLTEDARFHPPVDRGMTAEDVVYSFERMNQDTAMGSDLAALESVEATGEYEVTFTLSETFAPFFNFLGRVPWVVVPEEAVEAQGGELGDFQEPVGTGPFRFEEHQPGDQLTLAAFEEYREDDTPLLDGIEITPIPDADSRVAALRGDDVDMVRGVSGSDAGTLREDPETKLSRQRGTEWGQVHINCSEPPWDEPAVRRAVAHAIDRESIVQAAVSGYGQAAWQPYAEDSIWHYDLGDSRRTHDPERAREILDEAGNPLDGETLTIKTNSRYQLMETTADLLVAQLAEAGVDAETETLEWATQLSDFVGGNFGAMAFSVPFKIDPDRHYFGFVHPEGTQFNHYGEDQPDAERMYELLERGRSETDEDARVEAYTEFEKLVNKNCPWISVARADGISGLRSNVYGIQPWLLPYTRYWTMWKGE is encoded by the coding sequence ATGCAGGGCGAGGACACCGCGACCGGCCGACGCACGTTCCTCTCGGCGGTCGGCGGCGCGGCGGCGGCGGCGATGGCCGGCTGTACCGGCGGCGACGGCACGCCCACCGAGAGCGGCGTGCCGTCCGGCACCGCGACCGAGGCGTCGACGCCCGAGGGCGGCCCCCAGTCCGGCGGCACGCTCCGGGTCGGCTTCGAGTCCGAACTCACCGGGCTCGACCCCCACCAGACCGAGAGTGTCGTCTCGTGGGTCGTCGTGTTCAACGTCTGCGAGACGCTGATCACGTTCGAGGACGGCGCGCCCGCGAGCCGGCTCGCGACCGACTGGGAGATCGGCGACGACGGCCGCACGTACACGTTCACGCTGACCGAGGACGCCCGGTTCCACCCGCCGGTCGACCGCGGGATGACCGCCGAGGACGTCGTCTACTCCTTCGAGCGGATGAACCAGGACACCGCGATGGGCTCCGATCTCGCCGCCCTCGAGAGCGTCGAGGCGACCGGCGAGTACGAGGTGACGTTCACCCTCTCGGAGACGTTCGCCCCGTTCTTCAACTTCCTCGGGCGCGTCCCGTGGGTGGTCGTCCCCGAGGAGGCCGTCGAGGCACAGGGCGGCGAACTCGGCGACTTCCAGGAGCCCGTGGGGACTGGCCCGTTCCGGTTCGAGGAGCACCAGCCCGGCGACCAGCTCACGCTCGCGGCGTTCGAGGAGTACCGCGAGGACGACACCCCGCTGCTGGACGGGATCGAGATCACGCCCATCCCCGACGCCGACTCCCGCGTCGCCGCGCTGCGGGGCGACGACGTGGACATGGTCCGGGGCGTCTCCGGCAGCGACGCGGGGACGCTCCGCGAGGACCCAGAGACGAAGCTGTCCCGCCAGCGCGGCACCGAGTGGGGACAGGTCCACATCAACTGCAGCGAACCCCCGTGGGACGAGCCCGCGGTCCGCCGCGCGGTCGCCCACGCGATCGACCGCGAGTCGATCGTTCAGGCCGCCGTCTCGGGGTACGGGCAGGCGGCGTGGCAGCCCTACGCCGAGGACAGCATCTGGCACTACGACCTCGGCGACAGCCGGCGCACCCACGACCCCGAGCGCGCCCGCGAGATCCTCGACGAGGCGGGCAACCCACTCGACGGCGAGACGCTAACGATCAAAACCAACTCACGGTACCAGCTGATGGAGACCACCGCCGACCTGCTGGTCGCCCAGCTCGCGGAGGCCGGCGTCGACGCCGAGACCGAGACGCTGGAGTGGGCGACCCAGCTCTCGGACTTCGTCGGCGGGAACTTCGGCGCGATGGCCTTTTCGGTGCCGTTCAAGATCGACCCTGATCGACACTACTTCGGCTTCGTCCACCCCGAGGGGACGCAGTTCAACCACTACGGCGAGGACCAGCCCGACGCCGAACGGATGTACGAACTGCTCGAACGCGGCCGCAGCGAGACCGACGAGGACGCCCGCGTCGAGGCGTACACCGAGTTCGAGAAGCTGGTGAACAAGAACTGCCCGTGGATCTCGGTCGCGCGCGCGGACGGCATCTCCGGCCTGCGCTCGAACGTCTACGGGATCCAGCCGTGGCTGCTGCCGTACACACGCTACTGGACGATGTGGAAGGGGGAGTGA
- a CDS encoding SipW-dependent-type signal peptide-containing protein translates to MTDDNPIKLSRRKVLGGVGAIGLASAGAGLGTTAYFNDTESFAGNSLEAGELDLFVHVDYTEDQGDYAQWSTPPGTFIDGDVVGGGDGEPLSIEVTDLKPGDSGEGEFCFSIVDNPAYLWICGGLTENAQNETTEPEEDALEELYGSTPADGQLADAMTVTLSYCTTELDEETEEETTVIGDEVVSGSLAEVMAMLAAGVPLAGDGDGEAPLADRPVFEGVDDQTDTAETCLCFEWSVPTDVGNEIQTDSVAFDLEFYAEQARHNDGTTNPCIDASYSADYVNPDGIAQPIPEGAARVDVTYGDENVVYGVTFDEPDGSQHSLADPNFANANFSLPFDVEDDGAYDFQVAWNAEGNDAFRYSGVESGPNWEKDTSAGWSALPSGFTAVKSGSQAFISVPRSQLETGGAAYGFGFNASAGGEQPSVSIPSGGPYSSNANWTSSENSQEETVQ, encoded by the coding sequence ATGACCGACGACAACCCAATCAAACTGTCTCGACGGAAGGTACTCGGCGGTGTCGGAGCGATCGGGCTCGCGAGCGCGGGCGCCGGACTCGGCACGACTGCCTACTTCAACGACACCGAATCGTTCGCCGGGAACAGCCTCGAAGCGGGCGAACTCGACCTGTTCGTCCACGTCGACTACACCGAAGACCAGGGCGACTACGCCCAGTGGAGCACGCCGCCGGGCACGTTCATCGACGGTGATGTCGTCGGTGGCGGCGACGGCGAGCCCCTCAGCATCGAAGTGACCGACCTCAAGCCCGGCGACTCCGGGGAAGGGGAGTTCTGTTTCTCGATCGTCGACAACCCCGCCTACCTCTGGATCTGTGGCGGGCTGACCGAGAACGCCCAGAACGAAACGACCGAGCCCGAGGAAGACGCGCTCGAGGAGCTGTACGGCTCCACACCTGCCGACGGCCAGCTGGCCGACGCGATGACGGTCACGCTCTCGTACTGCACCACCGAGCTGGACGAGGAAACCGAGGAGGAGACCACGGTGATCGGCGACGAGGTCGTCTCGGGCTCGCTCGCGGAGGTCATGGCGATGCTCGCCGCCGGCGTTCCGCTCGCGGGCGACGGCGACGGCGAGGCGCCCCTCGCGGACCGCCCCGTCTTCGAGGGCGTCGACGATCAGACCGACACCGCCGAAACGTGCCTCTGCTTCGAGTGGTCGGTCCCCACCGACGTCGGCAACGAGATCCAGACAGACTCCGTGGCGTTCGATCTGGAGTTCTACGCCGAACAGGCCCGCCACAACGACGGCACGACCAACCCCTGCATCGACGCCTCCTACAGCGCCGACTACGTCAACCCCGACGGGATCGCCCAGCCGATCCCCGAGGGCGCGGCCCGGGTCGACGTGACCTACGGCGACGAGAACGTCGTCTACGGCGTCACGTTCGACGAACCCGACGGCAGCCAGCACAGCCTAGCCGACCCGAACTTCGCGAACGCGAACTTCTCGCTCCCGTTCGACGTCGAGGACGACGGCGCCTACGACTTCCAGGTGGCCTGGAATGCCGAGGGGAACGACGCGTTCCGGTACTCCGGCGTGGAGAGCGGCCCCAACTGGGAGAAGGACACCTCGGCCGGCTGGTCCGCGCTCCCCTCGGGGTTCACCGCCGTCAAGTCGGGGTCGCAGGCGTTCATCAGCGTCCCACGTTCCCAGCTCGAGACCGGTGGGGCCGCCTACGGCTTCGGATTCAACGCAAGCGCCGGCGGCGAGCAGCCCTCGGTGTCGATCCCCAGCGGCGGTCCGTACTCCTCGAACGCGAACTGGACGTCGAGCGAGAACAGCCAGGAGGAGACCGTCCAGTAG
- a CDS encoding ABC transporter permease: MVSRLQAFLVRRLLWALPVLALVSVTIFGLIRLVPGDPAIVMLGADAPPEQLAAVRAELGLNDPLPVQYVDYVTDAVQGDLGRSYVNDRAVSAAIADRLPTTLFLTLAGFLVSLTIAIPAGLLSATNRGEWLDGVGLGFGLLGVSIPNFWLGILLLLLFGVNLDWLPVAGYTSPLKDPIAGIRYLILPGITLGTAMAAVVTRMLRSELLEELRREYLDAVRMKGTSELRVLAHATKNAFIPVVTVIGMQFGYLLGGSIVIEQVFSIPGMGRLLIDAIGSRDYIMLQGVVLVYTTFFVAVNIVVDGAYFYLNPKLRGEE, encoded by the coding sequence ATGGTCTCACGGCTGCAGGCGTTCCTGGTCCGGCGGCTGCTCTGGGCGCTGCCGGTGCTCGCGCTGGTGTCGGTCACGATCTTCGGGCTGATCAGGCTCGTCCCCGGCGATCCGGCGATCGTGATGCTCGGCGCCGACGCTCCGCCCGAGCAGCTAGCTGCTGTCAGGGCCGAACTCGGGCTGAACGACCCCCTACCCGTACAGTACGTCGACTACGTCACCGACGCCGTGCAGGGTGACCTCGGACGCTCCTACGTCAACGACCGCGCGGTCAGCGCCGCTATCGCCGACCGCCTGCCGACGACGCTGTTTCTCACGCTCGCGGGCTTTCTGGTCTCGCTGACCATCGCGATCCCTGCGGGCCTGCTGAGCGCGACCAACCGCGGCGAGTGGCTCGACGGCGTCGGCCTCGGCTTCGGCCTGCTGGGCGTTTCGATCCCGAACTTCTGGCTGGGGATCCTGCTCCTACTCCTGTTCGGCGTCAACCTCGACTGGCTCCCCGTCGCGGGCTACACCTCGCCGCTGAAGGATCCGATCGCGGGGATCCGCTACCTGATCCTGCCCGGAATCACCCTCGGCACCGCGATGGCCGCCGTCGTCACCCGGATGCTTCGCTCGGAGCTCCTCGAGGAACTGCGCCGGGAGTACCTCGACGCCGTCCGGATGAAGGGGACCAGCGAACTCCGGGTGCTGGCCCACGCGACGAAGAACGCGTTCATCCCGGTCGTGACGGTGATCGGGATGCAGTTCGGCTACCTGCTCGGCGGCTCGATCGTGATCGAGCAGGTGTTCTCCATCCCCGGGATGGGCCGCCTGTTGATCGACGCGATCGGGAGCCGGGACTACATCATGCTCCAGGGCGTGGTGCTCGTCTACACCACGTTCTTCGTCGCCGTCAACATCGTTGTCGACGGCGCGTACTTCTACCTGAACCCGAAGCTGCGGGGTGAAGAATGA
- a CDS encoding ABC transporter ATP-binding protein — protein MTDPLLSVRDLKRHYPVRSGILKRQTGAVRAVDGVSFDLQRGETLAVVGESGCGKSTLAETVIGLDEPTAGEVTFDGEPIAGTQSGGGWKTISGGADKAFRRRVQMVFQDPFSTLNERMTVGRIVAEPLVIHGEREDDRTGYVRELLETVGLDPEHHYDAFPHELSGGQRQRVGIARALALDPDLLVLDEPVSALDVSVRAGILELLRDLQAERGLTYLLISHDVSVVRQVADRVAVMYLGEFVELGRLGDVLDEPAHPYTEALLSSVPRVRAEPEPDERIHLPGSPPDPADPPEGCRFHPRCHLRERLGDDDAARCVAEDPELTEREDGGEPRRGADDGRTVACHFRPE, from the coding sequence ATGACCGACCCCCTGCTCTCGGTCCGTGACCTGAAGCGCCACTACCCGGTTCGCTCGGGCATCCTCAAGCGACAGACCGGCGCAGTCCGGGCGGTCGACGGCGTGAGCTTCGATCTCCAGCGCGGGGAGACGTTGGCGGTCGTCGGCGAGTCGGGCTGCGGGAAGTCGACGCTCGCGGAGACGGTGATCGGGCTGGACGAACCCACTGCTGGTGAGGTGACCTTCGACGGAGAACCGATCGCCGGCACGCAGTCAGGCGGCGGGTGGAAAACCATCTCGGGCGGCGCCGACAAGGCGTTCCGCCGCCGGGTCCAGATGGTGTTCCAGGACCCGTTCTCGACGCTGAACGAGCGGATGACCGTCGGCCGCATCGTCGCCGAACCGCTGGTGATCCACGGCGAGCGCGAGGACGACCGTACGGGGTACGTCCGGGAGCTCCTCGAGACGGTGGGGCTCGACCCGGAGCACCACTACGACGCGTTCCCCCACGAACTCTCGGGCGGGCAGCGCCAGCGCGTGGGTATCGCTCGGGCGCTCGCGCTCGACCCCGACCTGCTCGTGCTCGACGAGCCAGTCTCCGCACTGGACGTGAGCGTCCGCGCGGGCATCCTGGAACTGCTCCGGGACCTGCAGGCGGAACGCGGGCTGACGTACCTGCTGATCAGCCACGACGTGAGCGTCGTCCGGCAGGTGGCCGACCGCGTCGCGGTGATGTATCTCGGCGAGTTCGTCGAACTCGGCCGGCTCGGCGACGTGCTCGACGAGCCGGCCCACCCCTACACCGAGGCGCTGCTGTCGAGCGTCCCACGGGTCCGCGCCGAACCGGAACCGGACGAACGGATCCACCTCCCCGGCTCGCCGCCGGACCCCGCGGACCCGCCCGAGGGCTGTCGGTTCCACCCGCGCTGTCACCTGCGCGAGCGGCTCGGCGACGACGACGCCGCGCGGTGTGTGGCCGAAGATCCGGAACTCACAGAACGCGAAGACGGCGGGGAGCCCCGGCGCGGGGCGGACGACGGTCGGACGGTCGCGTGTCACTTCCGGCCGGAGTAG
- a CDS encoding NAD(P)/FAD-dependent oxidoreductase has translation MSEPDRDVVIVGGGPSGSAAAVFTARYGLDTVVYDRGNAALARAAFVENYPGFPGGIDPETLTDLFHDHIDAVGATRVPDLVESVERDGEAFRVETAEGEELTARYVVAAAWYDASYLQPLDTDGGMFETEEHHGEEHELLDRSFPDSDGSTPIEGLYVAAPTEHRNAQAITAAGHGAHVARTLLQDRREAEGLAGEVAPVYDWLRPESEFSGDWAERERWETWFDNEMEDSDLDDEAIERLRERYIDRAFATERSPEEIEELRHEGHRRLAGHLDTTAVLDAIDDEEIAAYLGED, from the coding sequence ATGAGTGAGCCCGACCGCGACGTCGTGATTGTCGGCGGCGGCCCGAGCGGGAGCGCGGCCGCCGTGTTCACCGCGCGGTACGGGCTCGACACCGTCGTCTACGACCGCGGGAACGCGGCGCTGGCCCGCGCAGCGTTCGTCGAGAACTACCCCGGGTTCCCTGGGGGGATCGATCCCGAGACGCTGACTGACCTGTTTCACGACCACATCGACGCCGTCGGCGCGACACGGGTCCCGGATCTCGTGGAGTCCGTCGAGCGCGACGGCGAGGCGTTCCGCGTCGAGACGGCCGAGGGCGAGGAACTGACGGCACGCTACGTCGTCGCCGCCGCGTGGTACGACGCCTCGTACCTGCAACCGCTCGACACCGACGGCGGGATGTTCGAGACCGAGGAGCACCACGGCGAGGAGCACGAACTGCTCGACCGGTCGTTCCCCGACAGCGACGGCAGCACGCCGATCGAGGGGCTGTACGTCGCCGCCCCGACCGAGCACCGGAACGCACAAGCGATCACCGCCGCCGGCCACGGCGCCCACGTCGCCCGGACGCTGCTGCAGGACCGCCGGGAGGCCGAGGGGCTGGCGGGCGAGGTCGCGCCCGTCTACGACTGGCTCCGGCCCGAAAGCGAGTTCAGCGGCGACTGGGCCGAGCGCGAGCGCTGGGAGACGTGGTTCGACAACGAGATGGAGGACAGCGACCTCGACGACGAGGCGATCGAACGGCTCCGGGAGCGCTACATCGACCGCGCGTTCGCCACCGAACGCTCGCCCGAGGAGATCGAGGAACTGCGCCACGAGGGGCACCGTCGGCTCGCCGGCCACCTGGACACGACCGCGGTGCTGGACGCGATCGACGACGAGGAGATCGCGGCGTACCTCGGCGAGGACTGA
- a CDS encoding 5-methyltetrahydropteroyltriglutamate--homocysteine methyltransferase, whose protein sequence is MTERVATTLGLYPLPDWAKDELSDLKGHQKGDLVDGSEGPEIREAYGRVREELIDDQRDAGLDRIVEGQGRWDDFLAHPLAVHDSVETGGIVRYYDNNNFYRDPQVVDELTHDSDVAAELDAATGLLHDDEPLQAVLPGPYTLAELATDEYYGDEAEFLAAIAEFLAGEAEALPAHETLFLLDPSLVTDPPEDDENERVSDAVDTVASATDADVVLQSYWGAHEERTYAHLMDADVDAFGFDFVAGDRDAHLYNVTEFGTKSDVSLGLVDGQNTAVESADTVAERIEWVQDQIPSQTFDTVYATPNTELAYLPTSTHREKLSVLAEAAEIVPETEVSA, encoded by the coding sequence ATGACCGAACGAGTCGCGACCACGCTGGGGCTGTACCCGCTCCCGGACTGGGCGAAAGACGAGCTCTCGGACCTGAAAGGACACCAGAAGGGTGACCTCGTCGACGGCAGCGAGGGCCCCGAGATCCGCGAGGCGTACGGGCGCGTCCGCGAGGAGTTGATCGACGACCAGCGCGACGCCGGCCTCGACCGGATCGTCGAGGGGCAGGGCCGCTGGGACGACTTCCTCGCCCACCCGCTCGCGGTCCACGACAGCGTGGAGACCGGCGGCATCGTTCGCTACTACGACAACAACAACTTCTACCGCGACCCGCAGGTCGTCGACGAACTCACCCACGACAGCGATGTGGCCGCGGAGTTGGACGCCGCGACGGGGCTCCTGCACGACGACGAACCGCTCCAGGCCGTCCTCCCCGGCCCGTACACGCTCGCGGAGCTCGCGACTGACGAGTACTACGGCGACGAGGCGGAGTTCCTCGCCGCCATCGCGGAGTTCCTCGCCGGCGAGGCCGAGGCGCTGCCCGCCCACGAGACGCTGTTCCTGCTCGACCCGTCGCTGGTGACCGACCCGCCTGAAGACGACGAGAACGAGCGCGTCAGCGACGCCGTCGACACCGTCGCGAGCGCCACGGACGCCGACGTCGTGCTCCAGAGCTACTGGGGCGCCCACGAGGAGAGGACCTACGCCCACCTGATGGACGCCGACGTGGACGCGTTCGGCTTCGACTTCGTCGCCGGCGACCGCGACGCCCACCTGTACAACGTCACGGAGTTCGGCACGAAATCGGACGTCTCGCTCGGCCTCGTGGACGGGCAGAACACCGCCGTCGAGAGCGCCGACACCGTCGCCGAGCGGATCGAGTGGGTTCAGGACCAGATCCCGAGCCAGACGTTCGACACCGTCTACGCGACGCCGAACACCGAACTCGCCTACCTCCCGACCTCGACGCACCGCGAGAAGCTCTCGGTGCTGGCTGAGGCGGCCGAGATCGTGCCGGAGACGGAGGTGAGCGCCTGA
- a CDS encoding ABC transporter substrate-binding protein — MDEFGPTRRELLGAGATVGAGLLAGCIGGSSTETPSETGTATATPDEGHSVTMAPVGEVTFDEVPEDWLPYTGDYADMGVALGQADGLEGIGLKARYGTHYYDDLPGVAVDEDELTALYDNGTDKEIFYEVGADVHVIDPNFMVNRLGWNRDDVTEIGENVAPFAGNTTFSRAYGWHDYEYHTMYEAFEKVAEIFQERERYEAFAALHDEVLADVEERLPEERPDIALLYPAGIPPESFYPYLIGEGTQAKQWRDLGVGDALARNGVTDAQAGGGTIDFERLLEIDPDALAIRLQGEISEEYFDENIRKPLEEDDVASELTAVKNDRVIYGGLTYQGPIIHLFQLENAARGLYPEEFGGEELFDRQRVADIVTGEFDE; from the coding sequence ATGGACGAGTTCGGACCGACGCGACGCGAACTGCTGGGGGCGGGCGCCACCGTCGGCGCGGGGCTGCTCGCAGGCTGTATCGGCGGCTCCTCGACGGAGACGCCGAGCGAGACCGGAACCGCGACGGCGACGCCCGACGAGGGGCACTCGGTGACGATGGCGCCCGTCGGTGAGGTCACGTTCGACGAGGTGCCCGAGGACTGGCTGCCGTACACGGGCGACTACGCCGACATGGGCGTCGCGCTCGGGCAGGCCGACGGGCTGGAGGGGATCGGACTCAAAGCCCGCTACGGCACCCACTACTACGACGACCTGCCCGGCGTCGCCGTCGACGAGGACGAACTGACAGCGCTGTACGACAACGGGACGGACAAGGAGATCTTCTACGAGGTCGGCGCCGACGTCCACGTGATCGACCCGAACTTCATGGTCAACCGGCTCGGCTGGAACCGGGACGACGTGACCGAGATCGGCGAGAACGTCGCCCCGTTCGCGGGCAACACGACGTTCTCACGGGCCTACGGCTGGCACGACTACGAGTACCACACGATGTACGAGGCGTTCGAGAAAGTCGCCGAGATCTTCCAGGAACGGGAGCGCTACGAGGCGTTCGCGGCGCTGCACGACGAGGTGCTCGCCGACGTCGAGGAGCGACTCCCCGAGGAGCGTCCCGATATCGCGCTGCTGTACCCGGCGGGCATCCCGCCGGAGTCGTTCTACCCGTACCTGATCGGCGAGGGGACCCAGGCCAAGCAGTGGCGGGATCTGGGCGTCGGCGACGCGCTCGCCCGGAACGGCGTCACCGACGCGCAGGCCGGCGGCGGCACGATCGACTTCGAGCGCCTGCTGGAGATCGACCCCGACGCGCTCGCGATCCGCCTCCAGGGCGAGATCTCCGAGGAGTACTTCGACGAGAACATCCGCAAACCGCTCGAGGAGGACGACGTGGCCAGCGAACTCACGGCGGTGAAGAACGACCGCGTGATCTACGGCGGCCTGACGTATCAGGGTCCGATCATCCACCTGTTCCAGCTCGAGAACGCCGCCCGGGGGCTCTACCCCGAGGAGTTCGGCGGCGAGGAGCTGTTCGACCGTCAGCGCGTCGCCGACATCGTCACCGGAGAGTTCGATGAGTGA
- a CDS encoding ABC transporter ATP-binding protein, with protein MADSHSTTDERTAPASDEPLLRVEDLRTSFGRRDPLVAVDGISYELGAGETLGIVGESGAGKSVSVRSLVGLIDEGEVEGSVEWRGEELVGAPQRKLRSVRGSGIGMVFQNAEAAFDPTETVGAQIVEAVRASRDLSKQEARAEAVELLEEVGIGDPEGRFRDYPHEYSGGMAQRAVIAMALAGEPDLLIADEPTTGLDVSVQAGIVDLFRELVAEREMSLLLISHDLGIVSQLCERIMVMYAGRIVERGSRKALLGSPRHPYTQAFLRSVPDVDERRDLEPIGGSPPSLDDPPEGCRFHPRCPAAETGLCDGEAPPTVRFADEEADAGGRDADRHEATCYAYTDAHPGGEAYDRSAVESIDWDDGTEGER; from the coding sequence ATGGCTGACTCCCACTCCACGACCGACGAACGCACCGCCCCCGCGAGCGACGAGCCACTCCTCCGCGTCGAGGACCTCCGCACCAGCTTCGGCCGTCGCGACCCGCTCGTCGCCGTCGACGGGATCAGCTACGAGCTCGGGGCCGGCGAGACCCTGGGGATCGTCGGCGAGTCCGGCGCCGGGAAATCCGTCTCGGTGCGCTCGCTCGTGGGACTGATCGACGAGGGCGAGGTCGAGGGATCGGTCGAGTGGCGCGGCGAGGAACTGGTCGGCGCCCCGCAGCGGAAACTCCGGTCAGTCCGGGGATCGGGGATCGGGATGGTGTTCCAGAACGCCGAGGCGGCGTTCGACCCCACCGAGACCGTCGGCGCCCAGATCGTCGAGGCGGTCCGGGCCAGCCGCGATCTCTCGAAGCAGGAAGCCCGCGCCGAGGCAGTCGAGCTGCTCGAGGAGGTGGGGATCGGCGACCCCGAGGGGCGGTTCCGGGACTACCCACACGAGTACTCCGGCGGGATGGCCCAGCGCGCGGTGATCGCGATGGCGCTGGCGGGCGAGCCGGACCTGCTGATCGCCGACGAGCCGACGACGGGGCTGGACGTCAGCGTCCAGGCCGGCATCGTCGACCTGTTCCGCGAACTCGTCGCCGAGCGGGAGATGTCGCTGCTGCTGATCAGCCACGATCTGGGGATCGTCTCCCAACTCTGTGAGCGGATCATGGTGATGTACGCCGGCCGGATCGTCGAGCGCGGCAGCCGGAAGGCGCTGCTCGGCTCCCCCCGCCACCCCTACACGCAGGCGTTCCTCCGGAGCGTCCCCGACGTCGACGAGCGCCGCGACCTCGAACCGATCGGCGGCTCGCCGCCCAGCCTCGACGACCCACCCGAGGGCTGTCGGTTCCATCCGCGCTGCCCCGCCGCTGAAACGGGGCTCTGCGACGGCGAGGCGCCGCCGACGGTGCGGTTCGCCGACGAGGAGGCGGACGCCGGCGGGCGCGACGCCGACCGCCACGAGGCGACCTGCTACGCCTACACCGACGCCCACCCCGGCGGCGAGGCGTACGACCGCTCGGCGGTCGAGTCGATCGACTGGGACGACGGAACGGAGGGCGAGCGATGA